Below is a genomic region from Pseudovibrio brasiliensis.
CCCGCCTGAAAACACATCTGCTGCTGAGCACCATCGTGACGGCACTGGCGTGGGCTATCGTGCTCAATGAAACCGCCATTAACGACCACCTGATCAGCTTGATGTGATGCCATGACCAAAACAGTTATGCTCGAAAGCACAGTGACTTGCCCGGAGTGTGGCCATCGCGAAACCGAAGTGATGCCCACCGATGCCTGCCAATGGTTTTATGAGTGCAGAGGCTGCGGCACCCTGCTGAAACCGCTACCCGGCGACTGCTGCGTCTACTGCTCTTACGGCACCGTCCCTTGCCCACCAATCCAGCTGGATGAAAAGTGCTGTGGCTAACCCTGACCGCAAAGCTTTTGCATCTGCTCCAGCAGGGCAGTGGCTTCTGAGAGCTTCTCACGGGCGGCTTCGGCATCGTCGCCATTGAGGTGGTACTCAGCGGATGTGAGGGCTGAGGAAGCGGATTGGTACAGGGCGTTGAGTTCTCCTTGGTCGACGGAGTTTTGCTTCTGACCGTCTTCCAAACAAGTTTGCAGCTGGTTTTTCAACTCTGTGCTTTGGGAGATGAGTCCATAGTACTCGTCATCAGGGATTTGCGAGGTAAACCCAGCTTCCTCGCTCTCAACGCTTTGTGAGGAACTGACGCTTGCTTCTTCAACGTCGCTGCTGACATCTGCCAGTAGCTCTCGGAGCTCGTCCATCAAGCTGTCGATCTGTGCCAGCAGACTGCGAAGCTTGAAGACATCGCCGCCGTTGGAAGCTGGCAGCAGCTTGTTGATGGCTTCTCTGGCAATCTCTGATTTTTCCAAAAATTGATAGTAGGCTGCATCCTCCAGCTGGTTTGCCATGTTGGAGAGTCTGGAGATTTCCTCCAGATGCTCATTGTAATAGGCGAGGATGCGGTGTTTCTTGTTTAGGGCCTGTGCCTCTAAATCTTCAAGAGCTTTGCAGCCGTCTTTGTAGGCATGCTCAATTTGCTGCGTCAGCACCTGAGCTTCTGCTGATCCGGGGCTTGATTGCAGGTCACGAAGAGCATCAACTTGCTGGTCGATGAACGTGCAGGCGCTGTCGATCTCGGTAAGATCCAGATCCCATTTTCTGTAGTTGGCCCTGTTGCAATAGAGGGAGGTGAGAGCGCAGTCGTAATAGTCCACCAGCTCGTCAATGGTGGTGAGAGAGGCCTTTGCCTGCTCCTTGATCTGCTGCATTCCGGCAAGCACATTGGCGGCATCCTCAAGGGCTGCCTGTGCGACGGGCAGATCCTTCTCAGCGCAGCTTTTGCTGAAGCGTGGTGTGATTTCCTTAATTTTATCAAAGAGATCATTCAGGTCCGTCTCAAACTCACCTTCAAGCGCCCGGCTCCAGTTGGCGTAGTACTGTTCCACTTCCGCTTTGAGTTTCTGGAACTGTTTTGTCAGCGCATTTGCCGCTGCTGTTTCCTTCTCCGTATCTGCCGAAGGATCATCTTCCAACGCATGCGCACCGCCTGCATCCAGCCCAGCAACGAGAGCCTCTAATCTTTCGAGAGAGGCATCCATGAGTGGCGTCATTTCGCTGACACGCCACCCTTCGGTGCCCCACGCTAATCGTGACAGAGCATTGAGTGTGTTCTCTGCTCTCCGGAATTCTTGCAGGACGTTTTCATCCAGCTCTTCAATATTGGCCACTTGCTGAAGCTTTGCGGTGAGACTGTCAAACTGCGTGGTCTGCGTGGTGATGATCTGCTGCAGTGTAGCGCGCTGCGCGTCCATATCCTGCTCCAGATTGTCTTGTTCAATCTGAAGCGCGGCAAGTTCGTTCTCGAGCTGACTTTGAGCTCTGGTTGCCTCTTCAATCTCGAAGTCACCGGCTGCCTTTTCTAGTGCAAGCACCTGTTGTTGCACTCTCTGAAAAGCCTGATCGAACTTTCTCAGCGAACTGCCCCAAACCTCGTAAGAACAACGTTGATTTGCTATGTTAAGCAACGCTGATTTTTGCTTGGTGGCGAAAGCAATAAACTCATCCACCTGAGGGCGCAAAGGTTGATAGCCTTGCTTGTAGACATCCTTCAGGTCAAGAAAGTGCTTGTGAGTGGTGGCCATGTACTGCCGAACCTCTTTAGGGTTGCTCTGGCTAAGTGCTTTAAAAGCCTTTTCCAATGCGCCGCACACCAGTTCATTCTGCTTGTCCAGCTGGTTCGCAAGTTCGTCCTTGCAGAAATCCTGCGCCCGTATGTAGGTTCGGGTGATCTCCTCCTCTAGATCTGCCAGTTGCTCGGCTTCTCGCTGCAGGCCTGCTTGCTCAATCTCTTGCATGATGCGTGGCAACTGCTT
It encodes:
- a CDS encoding GDCCVxC domain-containing (seleno)protein; its protein translation is MTKTVMLESTVTCPECGHRETEVMPTDACQWFYECRGCGTLLKPLPGDCCVYCSYGTVPCPPIQLDEKCCG